The following is a genomic window from Spirochaeta cellobiosiphila DSM 17781.
GAGTAATATGGCAAAGCAGGCCAAAGGTGGAAAGAAATCATCCGTTAAAGAAGATCTCAATGGTCGACAAAAGGCGGCTATTTTTCTTGTAACTCTTGGATCGGAAATTTCAGCGGATATCTTTAAGCATTTACGGGAAGATGAAATAGAGGCTTTGACTTTTGAAATAGCCAGATTAGATGCCGTCAACCCTGAGCAACGTGACATGGTGTTAATGGAATTTCAAGAACTAATGATGGCTCAGGATTTTATTACTTCCGGTGGTATCGATTATGCGAGAGAATTATTAGAAAAATCACTAGGTTCTCAGAAAGCTGTAGATATAATAAATAGATTGACGTCTAGTTTACAAACTAGACCTTTTGACTTTATAAGACGTACAGACCCTGCCCACTTATTAAACTTTATACAACAGGAACACCCTCAAACTATTGCATTAATACTTGCTTACTTGGAACCTAATAAGGCCTCAATAATTCTAGGACAATTACCTCATGAGATACAATCTGATGTTGCTAGAAGAATAGCCACAATGGATAGAACTACACCTGAAATCTTACGTGAAGTAGAAAGGGTTCTAGAGAAAAAGCTGTCGACCTTGTCATCTGAAGATTACACACAAGCAGGTGGTGTTGAGTCTATCGTTGAGATATTGAATCTTGTTGATCGATCAACGGAAAAAACAATCATAGAAAGTTTGGAAGAAGACGATCCAGAATTAGCAGAAGAAATCAAAAAGCGTATGTTTGTCTTTGAAGATATTGTTATGCTTGATGACCGTGCAATACAAAAGGTTCTTCGTGAAGTAGACACTAATGAATTAGCCAAAGCATTAAAGGCAGTTGATGCAGAAGTTCAAGATAAGATTTTTAGAAATATGTCCAAGCGTGCTGCTGCTTTGCTAAAAGAAGATATGGAGTTTATGGGTCCCACTAGACGAAAGGATGTGGAAGAAGCCCAACAGAAGATTGTTTCCATTATTAGAAAACTCGAAGAACAAGGTGAAGTCGTTATCGCAAGAAGTGGAGAAGAGGATGTTCTTGTGTAAGATAAGGATTTGGGGAGGATCAAATGGCTAAGAATGTATTTAGGCCCATTGAGAT
Proteins encoded in this region:
- the fliG gene encoding flagellar motor switch protein FliG, with the translated sequence MAKQAKGGKKSSVKEDLNGRQKAAIFLVTLGSEISADIFKHLREDEIEALTFEIARLDAVNPEQRDMVLMEFQELMMAQDFITSGGIDYARELLEKSLGSQKAVDIINRLTSSLQTRPFDFIRRTDPAHLLNFIQQEHPQTIALILAYLEPNKASIILGQLPHEIQSDVARRIATMDRTTPEILREVERVLEKKLSTLSSEDYTQAGGVESIVEILNLVDRSTEKTIIESLEEDDPELAEEIKKRMFVFEDIVMLDDRAIQKVLREVDTNELAKALKAVDAEVQDKIFRNMSKRAAALLKEDMEFMGPTRRKDVEEAQQKIVSIIRKLEEQGEVVIARSGEEDVLV